A portion of the Oxynema aestuarii AP17 genome contains these proteins:
- a CDS encoding DUF4079 domain-containing protein gives MTIELPAPLQTVLPFFHPLIMWVLFATSVYALFLGIKVKRTRQATGDAKKELIKGKYNIKHYQVGSVLLAFMVFGTIGGMAVTYITNGKLFVGPHLLVGLGMTGLIAASAALAPLMQQGKDWARFGHIGLNMSLLLLFGWQAVTGMQIVQKILSNM, from the coding sequence ATGACGATCGAACTTCCTGCCCCCCTACAAACAGTCTTACCGTTCTTTCACCCCCTGATCATGTGGGTGCTGTTCGCCACCTCAGTATATGCCCTGTTTCTCGGGATCAAAGTCAAGCGGACCCGCCAAGCCACGGGGGACGCCAAAAAAGAACTGATTAAGGGCAAATACAACATCAAACATTACCAAGTCGGTTCCGTGCTCTTAGCCTTTATGGTCTTCGGCACCATTGGCGGGATGGCCGTCACCTATATTACCAATGGCAAACTGTTCGTCGGCCCTCATTTGCTAGTCGGACTGGGAATGACGGGTTTAATTGCCGCTTCTGCCGCCCTCGCACCTCTGATGCAACAAGGCAAAGACTGGGCGCGCTTCGGTCACATCGGCCTCAATATGAGTTTGTTACTCCTGTTTGGCTGGCAGGCGGTCACCGGAATGCAAATCGTTCAAAAGATTCTCAGCAATATGTAG
- a CDS encoding ankyrin repeat domain-containing protein: MASNQDILLLQAAEKGQINEVRRAIAEGADPNASDRNGTTALMVAAQRGFVEIVRAIVAAGGEVNRSRHQHGTTALMFASASHQADVVRMLLDNGADVNATNDDGSTALMVAALRGNPFIVQRLLDCGADPTIQDRDGDTALRLAIAQGHTPIARMLLEAGAAVEAIADCDRLFEQAVERGNSAMVELLLTRGIDCQQVDCGAAVLAACEAGQTAIVRALLAAGADPNYGDRDGETPAIVAADLGYLDVVAALLDAGADPNTANPDGVTPLMAAASGGHLEIAIALLDRGAEIDRRDRDGETALNLAVVEGYTDMVQLLLDRGAECRTRNHLGDTPLLVAALHNRAEIVAALLDRQADPNVSNLGQTPLLLAVAQGGQETVARLLEAGADPNRPSEEGKTALMMAGDRNAIAIVERLIAAGADVNQRDRSGATALMWAGHRGHLAIVKRLIEAGADVNLRNQGGYTALAIAEYNGFNSVVRALRDAGALE; encoded by the coding sequence ATGGCCTCGAACCAGGATATTTTACTGTTGCAGGCGGCTGAAAAGGGTCAAATTAACGAGGTGAGACGGGCGATCGCCGAGGGAGCGGATCCGAACGCGAGCGATCGCAACGGCACCACGGCGTTAATGGTCGCCGCACAACGGGGATTTGTAGAAATCGTCCGGGCGATCGTGGCGGCGGGGGGCGAGGTCAACCGAAGCCGTCACCAACACGGCACCACGGCGTTAATGTTTGCCAGTGCCAGCCATCAAGCGGATGTGGTGCGGATGCTGCTCGACAACGGAGCCGATGTCAATGCGACCAATGACGACGGCAGCACGGCGTTGATGGTGGCGGCGTTGAGGGGCAATCCGTTTATCGTGCAACGGTTGCTCGACTGTGGGGCCGATCCCACGATTCAAGACCGGGATGGGGATACGGCGTTGCGACTGGCGATCGCCCAAGGTCATACCCCGATCGCGCGGATGTTATTGGAAGCAGGGGCGGCGGTAGAGGCGATCGCCGACTGCGATCGTTTGTTCGAGCAGGCGGTCGAACGGGGCAACAGTGCGATGGTCGAACTGTTGTTAACGCGCGGGATCGACTGCCAGCAGGTCGATTGCGGCGCCGCCGTACTCGCGGCTTGCGAAGCCGGACAAACGGCGATCGTGCGGGCGTTACTGGCGGCAGGAGCGGACCCCAATTACGGCGATCGCGACGGCGAAACTCCCGCGATCGTGGCGGCAGATCTCGGCTATCTCGATGTGGTCGCCGCCTTACTCGATGCAGGCGCCGATCCCAATACGGCGAACCCGGATGGGGTGACGCCGTTGATGGCGGCAGCCTCCGGGGGTCATCTGGAGATCGCGATCGCCTTACTCGATCGCGGCGCCGAGATCGATCGCCGCGATCGCGATGGGGAAACGGCGTTAAATTTGGCCGTGGTCGAAGGCTATACCGATATGGTGCAACTGTTGCTCGATCGCGGCGCCGAGTGCCGAACTCGCAACCACTTGGGCGATACCCCCTTGTTAGTGGCGGCGCTCCACAACCGGGCGGAGATCGTCGCCGCCTTGCTCGACCGACAAGCGGATCCGAATGTCAGTAACTTGGGACAAACGCCGTTATTGCTAGCAGTCGCCCAAGGCGGTCAGGAAACCGTGGCCCGACTGCTCGAAGCGGGGGCCGATCCGAACCGTCCCAGCGAGGAAGGGAAAACGGCGTTGATGATGGCGGGCGATCGCAATGCGATCGCGATCGTCGAACGGCTGATCGCGGCGGGGGCCGATGTCAACCAACGCGATCGCTCGGGGGCCACGGCCCTGATGTGGGCGGGACATCGCGGTCATCTGGCGATCGTCAAGCGGCTGATCGAAGCGGGGGCCGATGTCAATTTGAGGAATCAAGGGGGTTATACGGCTCTGGCGATCGCCGAATATAACGGGTTTAACAGTGTGGTTCGCGCGCTCCGAGACGCAGGCGCCTTGGAATGA
- a CDS encoding RNA-guided endonuclease InsQ/TnpB family protein yields MLTVNYTYRIYPNVVQQTELRSWLETCTGVYNYALRELKDWIASRKCSVDRCSLEKEYIIPADEPFPSYHRQQNNLPKAKKQFPHLGKVHSQVLQTTIRRLHDTWEVFRKRGYGFPRFKKFGQFKSFVFPQFKNNPINGFTIKLPKIGEVPINLHPPFAPLSKGGWGDTGKGTVQGTGYTMVCCRHD; encoded by the coding sequence ATGCTGACCGTGAACTACACCTACCGAATCTATCCAAATGTCGTACAGCAGACTGAACTGCGGTCGTGGCTTGAGACGTGCACAGGCGTATATAACTACGCTTTGCGCGAACTCAAAGACTGGATTGCTTCGCGTAAGTGTTCGGTAGACCGATGCTCGTTGGAAAAGGAATACATCATTCCCGCCGATGAGCCATTCCCGTCTTACCATCGTCAGCAGAATAACCTGCCCAAAGCGAAGAAGCAATTCCCGCATCTGGGTAAGGTGCATTCTCAGGTATTGCAGACCACGATTCGCAGACTGCACGATACCTGGGAAGTATTTCGGAAACGGGGATATGGATTCCCGCGTTTCAAAAAGTTCGGTCAGTTCAAATCCTTTGTGTTTCCCCAATTCAAGAACAATCCCATCAATGGCTTCACAATCAAGTTGCCAAAGATCGGGGAAGTACCCATCAACCTGCATCCCCCCTTCGCCCCCCTTTCAAAGGGGGGTTGGGGGGATACAGGTAAGGGTACTGTCCAGGGTACGGGGTACACAATGGTATGTTGTCGTCACGATTGA
- a CDS encoding RNA-guided endonuclease InsQ/TnpB family protein, translating into MSVPDVPVHGRTIGIDLGLERFLTASDRSFQERPKFFKSMQRKLKLLQRRAARKQKGSQNWEKAQIKVARMHHRIANRRKDFHLKTAHQLCDRAPTIFAEDLNVKGLTRGMLRTDCVDAAFGQFLSLTEWVCWKRGVYFAKVNPNGTSQTCPNCFATVSKGLEVREHHCPECGYRTHRDRAAAEMVLHRGLENVVSQGLWGTETACQVGLSGVYDLDKWRGARIPNREVGKPAL; encoded by the coding sequence ATCTCGGTTCCCGATGTCCCGGTTCACGGTCGGACGATCGGGATTGACCTGGGATTGGAGCGATTCTTGACCGCTTCCGATCGCTCTTTCCAAGAGCGCCCTAAGTTTTTCAAGTCGATGCAACGCAAGCTGAAATTGCTGCAACGCAGAGCCGCACGAAAACAGAAGGGTTCTCAAAACTGGGAAAAGGCGCAAATCAAAGTGGCTAGAATGCATCACCGAATTGCGAACCGTCGTAAAGACTTCCATCTGAAAACGGCTCATCAGCTTTGCGACCGGGCGCCAACCATCTTTGCAGAAGATCTCAACGTCAAAGGCTTGACGCGAGGGATGTTGCGAACAGATTGTGTTGATGCTGCCTTCGGACAATTCCTGTCTCTGACAGAATGGGTGTGCTGGAAGCGAGGAGTCTACTTTGCTAAAGTCAATCCCAACGGCACCAGTCAAACCTGTCCCAACTGTTTTGCTACGGTGAGCAAAGGGTTGGAAGTCAGAGAGCATCATTGTCCTGAGTGTGGGTATCGGACTCATCGGGATCGTGCCGCCGCAGAGATGGTTTTGCATCGTGGACTAGAGAATGTAGTATCCCAGGGACTCTGGGGAACGGAAACCGCCTGTCAAGTCGGTCTGTCGGGGGTCTATGACCTAGATAAGTGGCGTGGGGCCCGAATACCCAATCGCGAGGTTGGGAAGCCCGCGCTGTAA
- a CDS encoding MASE1 domain-containing protein: MTRIAALAASYFGSAILATWIPGLDRYVLPFGPPTGIALAALVLFGENLWPGIAIAAFVFVQSQTISLSLAIGAVFSSVVQALIAVKLLKRCKFNPALENLRDVVLLLSLGGLLSTAIGSGLGASYLYWGGAIAPEELSSTWQIWWIEDFMGILLISPLLLSWRELPPIATRHNWKKLVLRILEATTLVTVLLPISWIVFCSRTRVYVAEYPLEYLPFPFMVWAALRFGQRGTAVVNLMVAGMAIWGVARDSGPFLKHADNITQAIVSLQVFMAVVAGTALVLGAVVEQRRHFERLLQQREASLTNAQRIAKVGNWDLDLKEQQLKWSDELYRILGVEPQAFEPSLEKFLKYVHVEDRPLVERSFDNAVRGYQPYAIEYRIVPPSCDEQIVYEQCEIKGSNVTGTVQNITERKKSEAALRSSEERFSKAFDASPLGIAISTLIDGKFVDVNNSFLRLFGYPRDELIGQTSFSLGVWLDDNEQRAKLLEVLETYGSVSNYEIKFCTKSGEVRDGLLSMEAIDLGSERCILTMISDITERKRAEELRQAKEAAEAANYAKSAFLANMSHELRTPLNAIIGYSEILQEDAEDLGQEEFVPDLKKIHGAGRQLLALISDILDLSKIEAGRMSLDLEKIEIDKLVWEVVNTIQPAIDKNSNQLIIDTADDIGEFYADVAKIRQGLLNLLSNAAKFTENGEVKLSIRRVKDGYCLGEEFADELPRLDCELVVFEVSDTGIGMSPKHLAQVFQPFTQADISTTRKYGGTGLGLTITQKFCQMMGGTIQVSSELGKGSTFTIALPASVQPLPTSQVLVEES; this comes from the coding sequence TTGACCCGCATAGCAGCTCTCGCCGCTAGCTACTTTGGCAGCGCCATTCTAGCCACTTGGATTCCCGGACTCGATCGCTACGTCTTACCCTTCGGCCCACCGACGGGGATAGCCCTAGCTGCTCTCGTCTTATTCGGAGAAAACTTGTGGCCCGGGATTGCGATCGCGGCGTTTGTGTTCGTTCAAAGTCAAACGATATCCCTGAGTTTGGCAATCGGTGCGGTATTTAGCAGCGTCGTGCAAGCATTAATCGCCGTCAAACTGCTCAAACGCTGCAAATTCAATCCGGCCCTGGAAAACCTGCGCGATGTGGTTTTACTCTTAAGTCTGGGGGGATTGTTGTCCACCGCGATCGGGTCCGGTTTGGGAGCGAGCTATCTTTACTGGGGCGGCGCGATCGCCCCCGAGGAACTCTCCAGTACGTGGCAGATTTGGTGGATCGAGGACTTCATGGGGATTTTGCTAATTTCGCCCCTGTTGCTCTCCTGGCGAGAATTACCGCCGATCGCAACCCGCCACAACTGGAAAAAACTGGTTTTACGGATTCTCGAAGCGACCACCTTAGTCACGGTTCTATTACCGATCAGTTGGATCGTCTTTTGTTCGCGTACCCGGGTTTACGTCGCCGAATATCCCCTCGAATATCTACCCTTTCCCTTCATGGTGTGGGCGGCCCTGCGGTTCGGACAACGGGGTACCGCCGTGGTCAACTTGATGGTGGCTGGGATGGCGATTTGGGGAGTGGCGCGCGATAGCGGACCGTTTCTGAAACATGCGGACAATATTACCCAGGCGATCGTCTCCCTACAAGTTTTTATGGCGGTAGTGGCGGGAACCGCCTTAGTTTTGGGCGCCGTGGTCGAACAACGGCGACATTTCGAGCGCTTGTTGCAACAGCGAGAAGCGAGTTTGACGAACGCCCAACGGATAGCCAAAGTCGGCAACTGGGATTTAGACCTCAAAGAACAACAACTGAAATGGTCTGACGAGCTCTATCGGATTCTCGGAGTAGAACCGCAGGCATTTGAACCGAGTTTGGAGAAGTTTTTAAAATACGTCCATGTCGAAGATCGCCCCTTAGTCGAGCGTTCCTTTGACAATGCGGTGCGAGGTTACCAACCTTACGCGATCGAATATCGGATCGTCCCGCCGTCGTGCGACGAGCAAATCGTTTACGAACAGTGCGAAATTAAAGGCTCGAACGTGACGGGAACGGTACAAAATATTACCGAACGCAAAAAATCGGAAGCGGCGTTGCGATCGAGTGAAGAGCGCTTTTCTAAAGCTTTTGATGCCAGTCCCCTCGGCATTGCCATCAGTACCTTAATCGACGGCAAGTTTGTCGATGTTAACAATAGTTTTTTGCGCTTGTTCGGTTACCCACGCGACGAATTAATCGGTCAGACCTCTTTCTCGTTGGGAGTTTGGCTCGACGATAACGAGCAACGGGCGAAACTGCTCGAAGTCCTCGAAACTTACGGTTCGGTGAGCAATTATGAAATTAAATTTTGTACCAAATCCGGGGAAGTGCGCGATGGGTTGCTGTCGATGGAGGCGATCGATCTCGGCTCGGAGCGCTGTATTCTAACGATGATTAGCGATATTACCGAACGCAAGCGGGCGGAGGAACTGCGGCAGGCGAAAGAAGCGGCGGAAGCGGCGAATTATGCTAAAAGTGCGTTTCTGGCGAATATGAGCCACGAATTACGCACGCCCCTGAATGCGATTATTGGTTACAGTGAAATTTTACAGGAAGATGCGGAAGATTTGGGACAGGAAGAGTTCGTCCCGGATCTAAAAAAAATTCACGGTGCGGGGAGACAGTTGCTCGCCTTGATTAGCGATATTTTGGATTTATCTAAAATCGAAGCGGGTCGCATGAGTTTGGATTTAGAAAAGATCGAGATCGACAAGTTAGTGTGGGAAGTGGTCAATACGATCCAGCCCGCGATCGATAAAAATAGCAATCAGTTAATCATCGATACCGCCGATGACATTGGGGAGTTTTATGCGGATGTGGCTAAAATCCGGCAAGGATTGCTCAATTTGCTCAGTAATGCGGCGAAGTTCACCGAAAATGGCGAGGTTAAATTGTCGATCCGCCGCGTCAAAGACGGCTATTGTTTGGGGGAGGAGTTCGCCGACGAGTTGCCCCGCCTCGATTGCGAGTTGGTGGTGTTCGAGGTGAGCGATACGGGAATTGGCATGAGTCCGAAACATCTGGCACAGGTGTTTCAGCCGTTCACTCAGGCGGATATTTCGACGACGCGCAAATATGGGGGAACGGGGTTGGGACTGACGATTACTCAAAAGTTTTGTCAGATGATGGGGGGGACGATTCAGGTCAGCAGCGAGTTGGGGAAAGGATCGACGTTTACGATCGCCCTTCCCGCTTCAGTGCAGCCCCTACCGACGTCACAGGTGCTGGTGGAGGAAAGCTGA
- the petN gene encoding cytochrome b6-f complex subunit PetN gives MDILTLGWSSLLVVFTFSISLVVWGRNGF, from the coding sequence ATGGATATTTTGACATTGGGTTGGTCTTCGTTGTTGGTGGTGTTTACCTTTTCGATTTCCCTCGTGGTTTGGGGTCGTAACGGCTTCTAA
- a CDS encoding DJ-1/PfpI family protein, producing MTGKQILMLVGDFVEDYEVMVPFQALQMVGHTVQAVCPHKKAGETVRTAVHDFEGDQTYSEKPGHNFTLNASFEAIDPSAFHALVVPGGRAPEYIRLEDRVLEIVRHFATHDKPIAAICHGLQVLTAAGAIEGKRCTAYPACGPEVERAGGIYVSTPVDRAVVDGNLVTAPAWPAHPAWLAEFLKVLGTRIEHGKMARV from the coding sequence ATGACAGGCAAACAAATTTTGATGCTCGTCGGCGATTTTGTCGAAGATTACGAAGTGATGGTGCCGTTTCAAGCCCTGCAAATGGTCGGTCATACGGTGCAGGCGGTTTGTCCGCACAAAAAAGCCGGAGAAACGGTACGAACTGCGGTTCACGATTTTGAGGGAGACCAGACCTATAGCGAAAAACCGGGACATAATTTTACGCTCAATGCCTCGTTTGAGGCGATCGACCCCTCGGCGTTCCATGCTTTGGTCGTTCCCGGCGGACGAGCGCCGGAATATATTCGGTTAGAAGATCGAGTGTTAGAGATCGTGCGACATTTCGCCACCCATGACAAGCCGATCGCCGCTATCTGCCACGGCTTGCAGGTGTTGACGGCTGCGGGAGCGATCGAAGGCAAGCGCTGCACCGCCTATCCCGCCTGCGGTCCGGAAGTCGAGCGCGCTGGCGGAATTTATGTCAGCACTCCGGTCGATCGCGCCGTCGTCGATGGCAATTTGGTCACGGCCCCCGCCTGGCCCGCCCATCCCGCCTGGTTGGCCGAGTTCCTCAAGGTCTTGGGAACCCGCATCGAACACGGCAAAATGGCTCGGGTGTGA
- a CDS encoding DUF1822 family protein produces the protein MIGELNETFGQRVAIPPSFYAQLDRSLVRLSPQQAEGVRQRAIAVWVVSRYLNRLGYDCAIEKSSPWNPCLQVLSDLADLQIFEEEQFLGTVECLQLPPNAEFFEIPEQAVMSDRIAYLAVAVNAEETWGAIVGFVPALNVDFPRLKIKRNKLLSRERLIDLLENAERLGRSDRLGELERYWQRHGNWSEQERLAAIAQLESALLLQSKEPLQVECAAQELESLMAHSIGGRRKIDLQLKEEELTQGDREELRSILRRIIRSLREGTDEII, from the coding sequence ATGATTGGCGAACTGAATGAAACATTTGGACAAAGAGTGGCGATTCCGCCGAGTTTCTACGCACAGTTAGACCGCTCCCTCGTTCGGCTGAGTCCGCAGCAAGCTGAAGGGGTTCGTCAACGGGCGATCGCGGTTTGGGTAGTGAGTCGCTATCTCAATCGTTTAGGTTATGATTGCGCGATCGAGAAAAGTAGTCCTTGGAATCCTTGTTTACAGGTTTTGAGCGATTTGGCAGATTTGCAAATCTTTGAGGAAGAGCAGTTTTTAGGAACGGTTGAATGTTTGCAACTGCCACCGAATGCAGAGTTTTTTGAAATTCCGGAACAAGCGGTGATGAGCGATCGCATTGCATATCTTGCCGTGGCTGTCAACGCCGAGGAAACCTGGGGGGCGATCGTCGGTTTTGTTCCTGCGTTGAATGTAGACTTTCCGAGGCTCAAAATTAAGCGGAATAAGTTACTCTCAAGAGAGCGGCTGATCGATTTATTAGAAAATGCAGAAAGATTAGGAAGAAGCGATCGGCTCGGTGAGTTAGAAAGGTATTGGCAACGTCACGGCAACTGGTCTGAGCAGGAACGTTTGGCGGCGATCGCTCAACTAGAAAGTGCTTTATTATTACAAAGTAAGGAACCCCTACAAGTGGAATGTGCCGCCCAGGAACTGGAATCACTCATGGCTCACTCTATAGGTGGTCGTCGAAAAATTGATTTGCAATTAAAGGAGGAGGAATTAACCCAAGGCGATCGTGAGGAGTTACGCTCTATTTTGCGCCGAATTATTCGATCTTTGAGGGAAGGAACGGATGAGATAATTTAA